In Diachasmimorpha longicaudata isolate KC_UGA_2023 chromosome 7, iyDiaLong2, whole genome shotgun sequence, the following proteins share a genomic window:
- the LOC135164548 gene encoding uncharacterized protein LOC135164548 has protein sequence MNKSPGPDGIHPALFQKGGPLLLHTLIPAFRACLALGYVPGRWREVRVVFIPKLGKCSYDNATAYRPISLSSFLLKTLERLVDRHIKAGALRTNQICSSQHAYQAGRSTETALHHLVGTIENAKEKGEDTLGVFIDIEGAFDNTSCDTMEKAAAAFGIEKSLIKWIAAMLRTRVVHSSLRDSDVRAAEERGCLQGGVISPLPWLLVVDGLLTGLEELGVRTVAYADDVALLVTSRNASTLHSKMQKALDYVQHWCTSKGLRANPGEPEMVHFTCRRRGAVKSPSIYNTLLEFSGEVKYLGIWLDKKLSWKSISPCRLARKAVDRIGRLAMLGIIGALRMTPSSVLEALLFMQPPHLIIREEAIKAAARLLLQGTWKGVRNGHASVLRADGELEGLLSRSADACRPRWHFRRKFSVNLGWGETPSGKDADWVPPRGLVWYTDGSRASGRAEAGVWSEGPAITRTIGLDSHATVLQTELAALRTCARMILERGNKGKKIFIYSDSWRALRAILRYECCSKLVGECVELMEEIAVNNRLEGAWIPGHADIKCNEKADELAKNGSNRAFRGEVEHVGVHTDFVKDLVKERGDRRIVERWDSETGARHMKSFLENPTRKIAETLLGLNRAKLRAIVGLITGHWLRAIVGLITGHWPLALYLSRRQGD, from the exons atgaACAAGAGTCCgggtccggatgggatacatccggccctcttcCAAAAAGGGGGACCATTGCTCCTGCACACactgataccggcattcagggcctgcctagcattgggctatgtgcctggcaggtggcgggaagtcagggttgtctttatccccaaactgggtaaatgcagctacgacaacgcgaCAGCCTACAGACCAatcagcctgagctccttcttgTTGAAGACGCTGGAGAGGCTGGTCGACAGGCACATTAAGGCGGGGGCACTGAGGACTAACCAGATATGCtcctcacaacatgcttaccaagctggAAGATCAactgagactgcgctgcaccacttggtaggcacaatagaaaaCGCGAAGGAAAAgggggaggacacccttggTGTCTTCatagacatcgaaggggcTTTCGACAATACTTCCTGTGATACGatggagaaagctgcggcaGCTTTTGGGATCGAGAAATCGCtcatcaaatggatagccgccatgctccgcacaagagttgtccactcctCCCTTCGGGACAGTGATGTAAGGGCTGCGGAGGAGAGGGGCTGCCTGCAGGGGGGAGTTATCTCTCCTCTGCCATGGCTCCTCGTtgttgacggcctcctcactggactcgaggaattgggggtaaggacagtcgcatacgcagatgatgtggcactgctggtaactagcaggaacGCGAGCACGCTACATAGCAAAATGCAGaaggcgctggactatgttcagcactggtgcacatcgaagggcctaagggCAAATCCAGGCGAAccggagatggtgcactttaCATGcagaaggaggggtgctgttaaatctccctccatttataacACACTGCTGGAATTCTCGGGGGaggtcaaatacctaggtatttggctcgacaagaagctcagctggaaaagcatatcgccatgcagactagcaag gaaagcggtggacagaataggcaggcttgcgatgctgggcataatAGGGGCCCTCAGAATGACCCCGAGCTCAGTGTTGGAGGCCctgctctttatgcaaccgccacacctaattataagggaGGAGGCGATAAAAGCGGCCGCGAGATTGCTgctacagggaacatggaaGGGAGTTAGGAATGGGCAcgctagtgtcctccgcgcggacggagagctggaagggctactgtcgcgcagtgctgacgcctgcagacccagatggcactttcgcagaaagttctcCGTCAACCTTGGGtggggggaaaccccgtcaggaaaggatgcggactgggtgccgccccgcggtctagtctggtatacggacggatcacgggCGAGCGGACGGGCAGAagcgggggtctggtcagaggggcccgcaataaCGAGGACCATTGGGTTGGACTCgcacgcaaccgtgctccagactgaGTTGGCTGCCCTACGGacctgcgccaggatgatcctggagagagggaacaagggcaaaaagatcttcatctattCAGACAGCTGGCGCGCGCTGAGGGCAATACTGAGGTATGAGTGTTGCTCTAAGTTAGTGGGTGAATGCGttgagctgatggaggaaattgccgtaaataatcggcttGAGGGGGCTtggattccgggccacgctgACATCAAATGCAATGagaaagccgatgagctagcaaagaacggtagcAACAGGGCCTTTCGGGGagaggtggagcacgtaggcgtgcacaccgactttgtgaaggacctggtcaaggagCGTGGGGATAGGAGGATtgtggagagatgggactcggagacgggtgccagGCACATGAAATCCTTCCTAGAAAATCCCACTAGGAAGATCGCAGAGACTTTGTTGGGTCTAAACAGGGCTAAGCTCCGCGctatagtggggcttatcactggacactggctcCGCGctatagtggggcttatcactggacactggcccctggctctgtattTATCAAGGaggcaaggggactga